cgcgccacagagtgctcatggacgtatctgctggtagtccttcaacgaactcccgccagtacattcgcttcttccgcttcagagtattactgtacctgcgatcaagagctctgtacttttggaagttcgctcggattccacacttgcagaagtccacataagcttcagacctggccgccgagagatccgtacactccttgtcccaccaggggagtggagggcgcgttcggatgtatggtcccgggacgggtttcgtctgagcttgtaacgcactgtcatagatcaaattagccagaaacgcatattcttcaagcggtgccaaccctgctcgcaactcaactccaatggagactgcctccgcgtactgtttccagtcgatatttcgcgtcagatcgtaaggcatctccaccgttgtcgattgctgtgggccatggctaaccagaatagcgatcggcaaatgatcactgccacgaggatcttgaagcacgttccagtcacaaagaactgccagactgttggaacagagcgacaagtcgatggcactcgccttcgtaccggacgaagttggcgttggtggtgttgcaatccgcgtaacttgcttgtccctgtttaggagggtcatctggaagtcgtcgcacagttcatgaatcagatatgcttgagggtctgacTTGTggcttccccactcggtgctgtgaagattaaagtcacccagaaccagtcgcggtgcctgcaacagctcaagcatactccacaacttttgtcgagttaacgacacctgtgggggaacatagacggacacaatgcaaatgtccagtcctctgatcctggcctgtactgcgactgcttcgattcctcctagcttcgggagcgtgacctttctaaaagtgtggcatttcctgaccccaatcagtacgcctccacctctatttggtcctgccctgctctctgtgatgatgttgtacccccggaaagctggcgtctcatctccgataagaaacgtttcgctcagcgcaaacacatcacagtcccgttcgaatgcgaattgttgaaaatcgtttaacttgggggttaaacttctacaattccattgtagaaaggagatgccgtttttcgtttttggtgtattacccatcaaaggaaatgaacgacaagaggggcatcgtgctagcaagctgtttcccgatgtgtctagcgagaggctcaaaccgctttatgattaaacgcgtcggttcactcacaaaagagcacagccattccacgattgtggaaaaagtaaggactcctttgaaggcatcggttatcggattcggttgaggaaccggttttaaggggatctttggcagcttgggaacgggcttcagcggcttgagagGAATCGGTGCCGGCCTCGGTGCCGGcctcggtgccggcttcggagcgggcttacccgacggaccgaaaggaaaatcctcctcgaagttcaacgagtcactttccttacccttgccgcccGCGGCTTttctggacttggaagccttgttgcgcttcgggtttggtccggaagagtcactttcctcgtctctctggaagaggacctccacatcggaatcttcgtcccccgaatcttcgtccgccaaaggagcgaagcgattggggtgggtcacctgactaaggatttccgcgaaggacttcttggagcgttccctcaaggatcgcttcatcttgtcctcgcgctccttgtactttgggcactgccgagttttgtgcggttccccgccacaaagcaggcatttttcagcctgcttttggcattccacgtccttgtgggggcctgcgcactttgagcacttgctcttgttgctgcagtaggtcttggtgtgtcccaactgctggcagttttcgcagctcatcacacgcggaacgtacaatcggactggaagccgaagcttgtacagctcaatgtagtccggcagagctgaccctgaaaaagtcacccggaacgaggcagaaggaatgaacttcttctggccaccctcggtggtgacgttgcccagttgccggcactcgagtacctccacagctggaagtttagggttcttgaagcgtcccaccgcccttgagaggtcgacaagcgacagactgtcatcggtcaccacgccgtcgatctcgactttgtgggccggaatccaaacacgatactcaatgctgaaccgcagatcagttacgatctgattagcttgcaccgcggagttcacgatcacgcggagcttgctcttgttcagcttggtacattcgaccaccccaggatagtgcttctgcaaatccttggtgatctgtacaaagtttaacggcttctgtttgggccggaagaagaccacccattccgtttgcgatccctcttgatactgacgaggacgagaaatcggtttttgagaatgaggattcaggggcgggggaggatttggatccggattcggcaccggtgttttaggaggaattggatctggattgggaggaatcggttctggagtcaagggaggaatcgggtctggagtcaagggaggaatcgggtctggagtcaagggaggaatcggtggttgagggggaaccggattcggatctgatttaggacgctttcgcttcgtcttcttagacccgtccgtggatccccctttaccgccatcattcttatccttcaggaagaggtccctgttggtggtgtttgaaggaactcccaaaacggagtcctccatttccacgtcctcgtcaccctcaagggttgaatcgaaatcggattcctcatggtccgacttggtcggatccatgtttgcgaagaaacgcgataaactaaacgaaaatgaaaattatgaaactaaacgcaaaagtaaaaaaggagaaaaggaaaaaaaaaaaaaactaaccgagaaaaaaaaactatgagaaaaaaaaactatgagaaaaaaaaaactaaacgctaacaaaaaactcgcctttcgcactcaccgccgaactggccgcactggctgccgcccgcagcgggatgcgcgggaagctcgtttgcgcgcgcttgttgttgttgttgtgctgcctgctgccagccacgtaaacaacggggttgtctccgacctggcctggccgaaaactggtccgccgaccgcagtcgactctccggggccgattccaccgaccaacgaccgtctctcgcctcagctgcctccgcggccgctgctgctcactcctcctgctgctgctgctcggatgcaggaactcgttcctcttccgctgctgcaccgccgccgtgtccacgacgaccagattgtggcctctctgaccaccggaacgggcttgtccgctcgcacacgcctcggaatcgccgtgaaaaacgcgccaaacacaccgcgaaaaaacacgactaaccgctgagacttctgccggagcaatgACCTTATATTGTTTACTTTAAAGCCTATAGTGGGTCGAGGTCCCTACCTATGtggtttttttgtaaagttgtCCCAGACTTGTTTAACCTCGTGTTGAACGTCACGGGGCgacttttaatttgaattttaaattgaaatgggTATTATCCGTAAATTTAAGGGATCCGGTTTAAAGCGTAATTTTTAGAAACAGATTTTATGTACAAGTCATAATATGTAAATTGTCAGTTTGCCGTCAACCTAAGCCattttttccatttattttctcaataattctaaattatttcaaataagcTAGTGAAGGTCTTTTCTTTCCGAAAGGAAACAACTAAACGCTCTTTTTAGGTAACAAATGCCTACGACAAAAGGCGTCGTAAAACGGGCGGTCAAAAATATACTTATTGAACTCTCTGCGCCACTTTGTGGCGCGTACATAATTTCACAGCACTCGATTGCTCGCGTCCCCTTACGACTAGTCAACCTCAACCTCCCCAGCGGTCACCCACTCGCCGCCGACGCCGCCACCTTCCTCAACCGTTCCGCCTCGGCCATCAGCTCGCCAAACGAAACCGCCGTCAGTCCGCTGACGAGCGCCTTGTTGCGCAGATTCACGTCGTTGGACAGCAGGAACAGCTCGGCGCGCACTTGTCCCAGCTGCTGGCAGCAACAGTTGACGATGTGGTCGTCGGGGTTTTCGATCGGGATGATGGGCGCGGCCGCTTCGATCGTGGACTGGCCGCGGATGCGGGGATCTCGGCGCTTTAGGAGGTCGTTGAGAAAGCGGATTGAGCGGCAAGCGGCTTGGGAGAGGGGCCGTCCGGCTTCGCGGTGTTTGATTCGGTCCAGCTCTTGGAGGACGATGTACGGGATGATGAGGATGGGTTGGCCGACGGAGGGGATTCCGGTGGTTAGGAGCGTCTCGAGGGGTTTCAGGTGGGACAGGAAGATGTTGgtgtcgacgacgacgaagaagaaGCGCTGATATTGGCTGGTGACCAGGTCTTCCTGGTGGGATTGATGATCGGGAATGGATGGGGTTTGGCCGGAGCCGGCAAGTTTGAGTCCCAGCGATCGTCGAATGGTTACGACCTCCTGCAGGGCGACCTCCTCCGGAATGTCCTCCCACTCCATTTCTTCAACTTCGAGCGTGGAATTGTCCACGCTCAAGTCGGTCATTTCGGCGTCCTCGTCGAGTTCAACGTTTTGAGCGATTTGGTTGCGCAGCTGGGCCAACCGATCGTTGGCCGGGGATTTGGTGAACGAGTCTTGAGGAACCGCCGCGACCTTCGGCGTTGAATGACTCCTTGGCGTTGGTTCCTGGCAGGGTTTCGGCGACACCGCCGGAACCACGACAGCAATACTCTTCGGCGTTTCGACAGGCACTTCCGGCTTCACTTCCTCCAGCTTTCGAATGTCTACGAGAACCGGGGAGGGAACGGGTTCCACCTCCGGTGGCTTCTTGGGAATTTTGAACTGCTTCAGCGATTCCACCTCCTTCTTGATCGCCAGCACCGTTTTGGGCTTCGCTTTGACCGGAGATGCCTTCTTCGCGATGGCATGACTTTTGGCGCTCGTCTTGGAAGCTTCCGCCGGCTTCTTTTTGGCACTTTTTGGAGAATCCTCGGTAAGTTTCCTCTTCTGGCGAGGGGATGTCTTCACGACTTCCTGCTTCTTTGGTGCAGCCTTCTTAGGGGAAGCGACATTCTTCACTTCCGGCTTCTCTGGTTTCTTAACCGGAACTTCCGGCTTCTTCTTGGGTGAAGAAGTCAACTTAACTTCCGGTTTTCTTCTGGGACTTGCCTAAAAACGAATCAATCAAtataaaaatcccaaaaaaattccaaaaacttaCAGTCTTCTTGGCCACCGTCTTCCTCTCCTCATCCTGCTCCTTCCGGATTGACTCCATCCGCAGTTTAGCCAGATTCTTCTTCTTGAACTGCGTGTCATTCCGCAGCTGGACGACCTTCTTCTCACCATCCTTGGCCTTCGTCTTCTTGTTGGCTGCGCCAACATTGGCCACAATCTTCGCCTCCTGGGCCAGCGCCCGGGCCGGATGTTCCCACAGGCTCGTGTTGGACGCGGCGTTGAAGTAGTAGTACTTGCCGGGCCGTTTCTTGGACGCGATCCGGGCCCAACCCGGCGGGAGGGGTGGTTCCGTGGGCTCTTTCTTCGGGACCGGCTCCTTCGAGCCGGAGGTGTCCCCGGAGGACATGGTTGAATTCTTTTTGGTTCTGCGACGAAGGGATTTTTTCGTGTTGATTCTTGAATATTTTGGACAACGGTGTTGGTaaacaaacaaatgtcaaaCTTTGAAAACCTGCCGCCAGAATTTTTCATCCACGAGTATGATTTTGTAGCCTGCTTTGCGACTACAGCGCCGACGGGGAAAAGCTGTGAAAATTGGAACTACACccttaaggctagtatgcagatcggaaggaaaggggtcaagaaacagctttacgcacagcagaacaaaggagaagcaatgatttcttggggcttttcttcaccctctctggcttgttttcgctgccgctgctgcccatttgatttttgacataggactatgtctctacttactatataaggcattctagtcagaaatttactaacacattcaaagtatgtttacattacacctgcacgtttgtttgcatcaggtttcctatctctttctagcaaaagttttctgtccggcgacttctagctggatTTTTTGACTTATAGCTCGATATGTCagacaacatacttcgcagggctgtgacagctcgagctcgatgattgtttgcatcaggacaccgtgacgagaagttcttaatatttgggttaaattatatttttttcactgggcctagaaagccttattggggggccagttcagaaattcgatccaaagcgtcacttttaagcgttaaaaaaggggacattttgaacgcttatatcttttttccctgtgaatcaatccagatggttggaccaccaatcgaaagaggaagacttcagctattgtttaactacatagatagtctaactaaacatagttaaagcacttaaaacatgcaatcaaaatgagtaatttttcagtacaaatcggacagatgaccaatcagagcaagcgtatgcattcgagaccgcgccccttttgtgccgttctccggctgtgccgctatttaagcagaaaatttcgcaaaagcaagtcacattggaacgagcactcgaactgtgcacgtcgggccggcgcggagcagcagaagcagcggccaatagaagaagaggaccagcaatcagaaggaagaaccacgggcagcagaaggaggaaattcgagcgaagcggacggcgtggaagtcgctatgatgcggcggttctcatgaaaaattgcCAATTCGACAGTGGTGACAAAAaagctggagtggccggtgccctcgaagaaggttcccccggggcctggggggacatttacagaaacatacgagttgtggcaatatgggtatcaaaattcatggtttttgatactgagcATAATAATaaccatttcgacagtagtggccacaacctgtagTGGCCGGtgcctcaaagaaggttccctcggggcgtggggggacattcacagaaacatacgagttgtagcaatatgggtatcaaaattcatggtttttgatactgaacataataatggccatttcgacagtagagaccacaacctggagtggccgatgccctcaaagaaggtcccccgaggcctggggggacatttacagaaacatacgagttgtggcaatatgggtatcaaaattcatggttttttatactgaacataatggccatttcgacagtagtggccacaacctggagtggccggtgccctcaaagaaggttccctcggggcgtgggggacatttacagaaacatacgagttgtggcaatttgggtatcaaaattcatggtttttgatactgaacataatggccagtagtggccacaacctggagtggccggtgcccttaaagcaggttccccggggcccggaggactTTTTAcaaaaccatacgagttgtggcaatattggtatcaaaattcatggtttttgatactgtacatgaaaattgacattccgacagtagtggccactaccttgagtgaccggtgatctcaaagcaggtttccccggggcccggagggtctttaacagaaccatacgagttgtgacaatatggatatcaaaattcatggtttttgatactgaacatgaaaattgacatttcgaccgtagtggccacaacctggagttgccggtgccctcatggaaggttcaccttgggagaacatttatgacaattttgccgacaaatctatgaaacaaaataaaataatcttatttcagatttcactagcaatccaaaaacacattcaaattgtttggtcctatgtctttcggttatgtctctgacataccatcttgaactttttttcttgaccggttccttccgaagtgcgtataccgctttaaaaaccacaaattttgatacccatattgcccaaaatcgtatggttcggtaaatgtcctcccgggagaacctccctgagggcaccggcccatccaggttgtggccaatactgtcaaaatggccatttgcattaccagtacactcaacccccggtggttggtcactttttcgtttgacacttttttagtttgtaccccgttggttggtcaaagtcaaactaaaaagtgtacCGCCCATACCCCAACACTCATCTAAAATAGCAGAGTTTTAAAGTTGGCCACCAAATCACACTTACTAA
This is a stretch of genomic DNA from Culex pipiens pallens isolate TS chromosome 1, TS_CPP_V2, whole genome shotgun sequence. It encodes these proteins:
- the LOC120432300 gene encoding serine/arginine repetitive matrix protein 1 yields the protein MSSGDTSGSKEPVPKKEPTEPPLPPGWARIASKKRPGKYYYFNAASNTSLWEHPARALAQEAKIVANVGAANKKTKAKDGEKKVVQLRNDTQFKKKNLAKLRMESIRKEQDEERKTVAKKTASPRRKPEVKLTSSPKKKPEVPVKKPEKPEVKNVASPKKAAPKKQEVVKTSPRQKRKLTEDSPKSAKKKPAEASKTSAKSHAIAKKASPVKAKPKTVLAIKKEVESLKQFKIPKKPPEVEPVPSPVLVDIRKLEEVKPEVPVETPKSIAVVVPAVSPKPCQEPTPRSHSTPKVAAVPQDSFTKSPANDRLAQLRNQIAQNVELDEDAEMTDLSVDNSTLEVEEMEWEDIPEEVALQEVVTIRRSLGLKLAGSGQTPSIPDHQSHQEDLVTSQYQRFFFVVVDTNIFLSHLKPLETLLTTGIPSVGQPILIIPYIVLQELDRIKHREAGRPLSQAACRSIRFLNDLLKRRDPRIRGQSTIEAAAPIIPIENPDDHIVNCCCQQLGQVRAELFLLSNDVNLRNKALVSGLTAVSFGELMAEAERLRKVAASAASG